GTACCTCCTAATTCACTCGAACTGACAACACGCTTTAAACATTCTAAAATACACACGGTCACTTCGAGTGAAATTCTTTTTTTAAGAATTTTGTATCGAGAAGCTTCTTTATCAATTAAACTTCTTCTTCGCTAAATTAGGCAGTTTTTCATAGTCATCATTAATTAAAGCTTCCTTTTTTGCCCTAGACCACTTTTTTATTTGCTTTTCTGTATCAATAGCAAATCCAACTTCAGTAAATTCAGCATAAAAAACCAATTCTAAAGGTCTTCTTTTATACGTGTAACTTTCTAAATGTTTTCCTTGTTGATGTTCAATAAAACGTTGTTCTAAATTTGATGTAATACCAGTATAATACGTTTTATCTGAACATTGTAATATATAAACATAGTAGATTTTCATTTTTGGAATTTTAAAATGTTCTCGATACAAATTTCTCGTACCTCCAAATTCACTCGAACTGACAATACGTTTTAAACACTCTAAAATACACACTGTCCCTTCGAGTGAAATTCTTTTTTCAAGAATTTTGTATCGAGAAGCTTCTTTTTTGAAATAAAAATGTTCTCGATACAATTTTTCTTCCTTTGTCAGAAAAATCACTCGAACTGACAAAACGTTTTATCCTGTCTAAAACAGATACTGTCACATCGAGTGATTTTGCTTTTCGCAAAATTGTATCGAGATGTCTTTTTCAATTATCTATATCTTATTATTGGAAAAACTTCTCCTTTTTTAAATTCAACTTTATCATTTGGCAACTGAATAAAAGCATCTGTTTTTACCAAACTTGCTAAATCTCCAGAACCATTTCCTGTAATAGGCGTTGCAATTAAATGCCCGAATCTATAACTTAATTTTACTTGTAAAAAGTACGTTAAATTGGGTTTAAAAATAACATCTGCATTTAAAATTGCAGTCTCCTCTACAACTTCTAAGCCTATTGATTTATGATACCAAGGATAAAAATATGCCAAACAGTTTACAAAAGTAGAAATCGGGTTTCCAGGAAAACCGAAGACATTACATTCATCTGTTTTTCCATAAAAGAAAGGTTTTCCTGGTCGTTGTGTAATTTTATGAAACAGCTTCTCTACTCCTAAT
The nucleotide sequence above comes from Polaribacter butkevichii. Encoded proteins:
- a CDS encoding GIY-YIG nuclease family protein codes for the protein MKIYYVYILQCSDKTYYTGITSNLEQRFIEHQQGKHLESYTYKRRPLELVFYAEFTEVGFAIDTEKQIKKWSRAKKEALINDDYEKLPNLAKKKFN